Proteins from a single region of Amycolatopsis sp. CA-230715:
- a CDS encoding class I adenylate-forming enzyme family protein, producing MSPKLFATDSVQTFPDFERHVLNLADALRQRGISLGSRVLLKAGNSAGYLGTLFALMHLGASTVLVDHQEHADETRRIARQAGVKAIVVDDDAPIGDDEAPIFIYDLHVAAAGRTPSERKLSFEAWSELDDALIMWSSGSTGKPKGIVKNGGRFLRNLRRNADHMGHHGGDVLLPLLPFSHQYGISMVLIAWLAQCSLVIAPYRRIDRAIRMGIQCGVTVLDATPATYRSLHNIVGKRPALRDELGGVRMFCAGAAPLDPALSDRYVETFGLPLLDSYGSTELGNISFATVDNPAGCGNAMAGLAVKIVDDDGNQMPSGELGEILVDTPDMMEGYLGDDGALVPVDRGWYRTNDFGHLDERGNLFVAGRKLAVHRMGYTLYPEVIERKVAAAGCSARIVALPDERRGSQLVFFVEDEERREARHWRELIADVLPAYEQPNRVEVLESFPLNRNGKPDKKRLEKLAVE from the coding sequence GTGTCCCCCAAGCTGTTCGCGACGGATTCGGTCCAGACCTTCCCCGACTTCGAGCGCCACGTGCTGAACCTGGCCGACGCGCTGCGCCAGCGGGGGATCAGCCTCGGCTCGCGCGTGCTGCTGAAGGCGGGGAACTCGGCGGGCTACCTCGGCACCCTGTTCGCGCTGATGCACCTCGGCGCGTCGACCGTGCTGGTGGACCACCAGGAGCACGCCGACGAGACCAGGCGGATCGCGCGCCAGGCCGGGGTCAAGGCCATCGTGGTCGACGACGACGCGCCGATCGGCGACGACGAGGCCCCGATCTTCATCTACGACCTGCACGTCGCCGCGGCTGGGCGCACCCCGTCGGAGCGGAAGCTCTCCTTCGAAGCGTGGTCCGAGCTCGACGACGCCCTGATCATGTGGTCCTCCGGTTCGACCGGGAAGCCGAAGGGCATCGTCAAGAACGGCGGCCGGTTCCTGCGCAACCTGCGGCGAAACGCCGACCACATGGGCCACCACGGCGGCGACGTGCTGCTCCCGCTGCTGCCGTTTTCGCACCAGTACGGGATTTCCATGGTGCTGATCGCGTGGCTCGCGCAGTGCTCGCTGGTCATCGCGCCGTACCGCCGGATCGACCGCGCGATCCGGATGGGCATCCAGTGCGGGGTGACCGTGCTGGACGCGACCCCGGCCACCTACCGCAGCCTGCACAACATCGTCGGGAAGCGGCCCGCGCTGCGCGACGAGCTCGGCGGGGTGCGGATGTTCTGCGCCGGTGCCGCCCCGCTCGACCCGGCGCTGTCCGACCGCTACGTCGAGACCTTCGGCCTGCCGCTGCTGGACAGCTACGGCAGCACCGAACTCGGCAACATCTCCTTCGCCACCGTCGACAACCCGGCGGGCTGCGGCAACGCGATGGCGGGGCTCGCGGTCAAGATCGTCGACGACGACGGCAACCAGATGCCCTCGGGCGAGCTGGGGGAGATCCTCGTCGACACCCCGGACATGATGGAGGGCTACCTCGGCGACGACGGCGCGCTCGTGCCGGTCGACCGCGGCTGGTACCGCACCAACGACTTCGGCCACCTCGACGAGCGGGGAAACCTCTTCGTCGCGGGCCGCAAGCTCGCCGTGCACCGCATGGGCTACACCCTCTACCCGGAGGTCATCGAGCGGAAGGTCGCCGCGGCCGGGTGCTCGGCGCGGATCGTCGCGCTGCCGGACGAGCGGCGCGGCAGTCAGCTCGTGTTCTTCGTGGAGGACGAGGAGCGCCGCGAAGCCCGCCACTGGCGCGAGCTGATCGCCGACGTGCTGCCCGCCTACGAGCAGCCGAACCGGGTCGAGGTGCTGGAAAGCTTCCCGCTCAACCGCAACGGCAAGCCGGACAAGAAAAGGCTCGAAAAGCTCGCGGTCGAATGA
- a CDS encoding sensor histidine kinase, whose amino-acid sequence MQRTGGTSIREYAWLLPGALIDEHTSHQEAGRIQRSVRDWVVDTVFVVISLGWATMIALLDSAAWHRSNLVLTYGELGLSAAACLAVWFRRRAPVTVAVLLLPATVLSSMTGLAEGLVLFTVAVHRHLRVALGVGALYTAALGLRVGLHLSELPDTPQVLLASAAFVACGMLVRARRQLVLSLRERARQAEADAPLREEKARHLERERIAREMHDVLAHRISLLSLHAGAMEYRKDATPEELAQAASVIRHSAHHVLGDLRDIIAVLRTEEGGDHTEPPQPTFGELPGLIEESRAAGVLVTLDNRIDDLTEVPTTTGRNAYRILQGALTNARKHAPGRPVLVEVRGTPGTGLSGYVRNTVPAKPVSDIPGAGLGLVGMRERAELAGGRLDFRRTTAEFELSVWLPWPA is encoded by the coding sequence GTGCAGAGGACAGGGGGTACGAGCATCCGCGAGTACGCCTGGCTGCTCCCCGGCGCGCTGATCGACGAGCACACCTCGCACCAGGAAGCGGGCCGCATCCAGCGCTCGGTGCGGGACTGGGTCGTCGACACGGTCTTCGTGGTGATCTCGCTCGGCTGGGCGACGATGATCGCGCTGCTCGACTCCGCCGCCTGGCACCGGTCGAACCTGGTCCTGACCTACGGCGAACTGGGCCTGTCCGCGGCCGCCTGCCTCGCGGTGTGGTTCCGCCGCCGCGCGCCGGTCACCGTCGCCGTGCTGTTGCTGCCCGCCACCGTCCTCTCGTCGATGACCGGGCTCGCCGAGGGGCTCGTGCTGTTCACCGTCGCGGTGCACCGCCACCTACGGGTCGCGCTCGGCGTCGGCGCGCTGTACACCGCGGCGCTCGGCCTGCGCGTCGGGCTGCACCTCAGCGAGCTGCCCGACACCCCGCAAGTGCTGCTCGCCTCGGCCGCCTTCGTCGCGTGCGGCATGCTGGTCCGCGCCCGCCGCCAGCTCGTGCTGTCCCTGCGCGAGCGCGCGCGGCAGGCCGAGGCGGACGCGCCGCTGCGGGAGGAGAAGGCCCGCCACCTCGAGCGGGAACGCATCGCGCGCGAGATGCACGACGTGCTCGCCCACCGGATCTCCTTGCTGAGCCTGCACGCGGGCGCGATGGAGTACCGCAAGGACGCCACCCCCGAGGAGCTCGCGCAGGCGGCGTCGGTGATCCGCCACAGCGCCCACCACGTGCTCGGCGATCTGCGGGACATCATCGCCGTGCTGCGCACCGAGGAGGGCGGCGACCACACCGAGCCGCCGCAGCCGACGTTCGGCGAGTTGCCCGGCCTGATCGAGGAGTCCCGCGCGGCCGGGGTGCTGGTGACACTGGACAACCGGATCGACGATCTGACCGAGGTGCCGACCACCACCGGGCGCAACGCCTACCGGATCCTGCAGGGGGCGCTGACGAACGCGCGCAAGCACGCGCCGGGCCGCCCGGTGCTGGTCGAGGTGCGCGGAACGCCGGGGACGGGACTGTCCGGGTACGTGCGCAACACCGTGCCCGCGAAACCGGTGTCGGACATCCCCGGTGCCGGGCTCGGCCTGGTCGGCATGCGGGAACGCGCCGAGCTGGCCGGCGGGCGCCTCGACTTCCGGCGCACCACGGCCGAATTCGAGCTGTCGGTCTGGCTGCCCTGGCCCGCCTGA
- a CDS encoding ABC transporter ATP-binding protein gives MITVDHLSKSYQRNAAVRAVSFTCGSGTVTGLLGPNGSGKSTVLRLVCGRVAPSAGRAFVNGVDYSGVPNLGRRVGALLGDEPPFHTFTARAALTISAKFIGVREERVGEMLRLAGLPARIEESPLGEYSPGHRRRFDLVRALLGDPNVLVLDEPVAGLDADGAAWMWERIRDFAAGGGTVLLSSRSPQEVEPVVDQVVLLSEGAVAWRGGRDEMFRGAGAFGRIPAARRPVGRAAGAAG, from the coding sequence ATGATCACCGTCGATCACCTCAGCAAGAGCTACCAGCGGAACGCTGCCGTGCGCGCGGTGTCGTTCACCTGCGGAAGCGGCACGGTCACCGGGCTGCTCGGCCCGAACGGGTCCGGGAAGTCCACCGTGCTCCGCCTGGTCTGCGGCCGGGTGGCGCCGTCGGCGGGCAGGGCCTTCGTCAACGGCGTCGACTACTCCGGGGTGCCGAACCTCGGCAGGCGGGTCGGCGCGCTGCTGGGGGACGAACCCCCATTCCACACATTCACCGCGCGCGCCGCGCTGACAATTTCGGCGAAGTTCATCGGGGTTCGCGAAGAACGGGTCGGCGAAATGCTCCGGCTGGCCGGTCTTCCGGCGCGGATCGAGGAAAGCCCGCTCGGCGAGTACTCGCCGGGGCACCGTCGTCGGTTCGACCTCGTGCGCGCGCTGCTCGGCGATCCGAACGTGCTCGTGCTCGACGAACCCGTCGCCGGTCTCGACGCCGACGGTGCCGCGTGGATGTGGGAGCGGATACGGGACTTCGCCGCCGGCGGGGGAACCGTGCTGCTGTCCTCGCGCTCGCCGCAGGAGGTCGAACCGGTCGTCGACCAGGTCGTCCTGCTGTCCGAGGGCGCGGTGGCCTGGCGCGGCGGCCGGGACGAGATGTTCCGCGGCGCGGGTGCGTTCGGGCGGATCCCCGCCGCCCGCCGCCCGGTCGGGCGGGCCGCGGGCGCGGCGGGCTGA